Genomic segment of Flavobacteriales bacterium:
AGCATTTTTTGAATTTGAACTGCAAGACAATGGTCAGCCATATTTTCAATATAAACGCTCTTATGATTGGATAAATAAACTTGAAGACACAAGAACAAAAAAGCAAAAGTTTATTCCGCTTAAAAAACAATATTATCATCTCACAGAACTTGAAAAAGGAGTAGATAATTGGAAAAACAAGATGAACCAAAAACCTGAAGCTACTGATAATGAGATAGCTATAAAAGGAAATCTTCTAAAACTTTACAAGCAGTTTGAAGACAATGAAAAACAATTGCGTTTAACCCAACTTCAAGATAGAGCACTGTTTTTGAGCCATACTTTACTAAGCACGTGTACCTCTGCTCATTTTGTACCCGGAGAAAATGACTATCAGTTAAAAAATATCAAAAACCTATTAAATAAATCCGGCAAGATAGAAGTGTCCATTCCATATCAAGTAATTGATTATGTGGACAAAGAAAGAAAATTGGAAGGTTCTAAAATTATCTTTCAGAACGATCTACGTAGAAAAAACTTTGGTGATTTCAGACGATTTATGAAAGACAGAAGAATAAATGACTTGCTGCCCTATTTCAATGACTCACGAATAGAAAGAGGCCGTGTGGAAGCCGAACTCACAAGATACGACGAATTGCGAGAGGATTTTGCAGAAATCTTGTACCGATTTGAACAGAATGTAATCCATAATCATAAGCATAGCTTTGGAGATTACTTTGTAAATCATACAAAAAACTACATTGGATTTCTTGAAGTTTTAGAAATTTACAAAAACCAACGAAGCGTATCTGATGAAGAAGCAGATATGATGCGATGGATACGCAATAGCTTTGTACACAATCAGTTTCCTTCCATTTTCCTGTTCGGCTCACGGGTTGATGACTCACAAACAAACTTGTTCATTGACCAAATTTATAACATTGTAAAACCGCTTTTTTATGCAAATAATTAATATGATACTGCTTTGCCAAACCCAATCGAACGGGATAGATTGGTTTAAAATTATCGAAATGCTCATCCCAGTTTTGGTAGCCATTTTAGCATTTTGGTTTGGGCTTAGGAGGCTTAAAAAAGAAACCAGCATATTGGTACAAAGAAAAAAACTGGATACAACCATAGAGAGCTACCAGGAATGTTGGAAACTACTCAGGTATATGACACCTACTGAAAACAGAGACAGCATTTTGAGATTTGAAAAAAACAAGAATGAAACCCAGTGGTTTGCCAGATTAGAGAATGGCCAATTGTTTCTCGATGAACTTACCGCCGTGTTTTATGAAAAGGGATATGGCTTGTTTTATTCCAAAGACATAAAAGAAAAACTGTTTGAGTATCGAAGCATTTTATATGGTTTGCTATTAAAGGAAAAAGGTAAGCAAGAGGTGCAACTTACCAATGAAAATATGATAAACCGAATGTCGCAATTGTACGATGAGTTAAACAATATTTTAAAAGAAAAATTAAGTGAAACAGCGAATTGAAATAAATATTTGCCATTTTTATAGGTGAAAATATTGATATAAGACATTGAATACCAATCGATAACAAGCACCTACGTTGTAGAAGCCTGCATTTTGAAAGGTATTCACAACAGGAGGGCGTATCGGATGCATCTGGTATGTGTTGTAGAAGCCTGCATTTTGAAAGGTATTCACAACTGCCCAGTATGGAGCCCCCGATTCCATTCGTTGTAGAAGCCTGCATTTTGAAAGGTATTCACAACGCTATGGCCAATTTTCATTTTCACCATCTTGTTGTAGAAGCCTGCATTTTGAAAGGTATTCACAACTGGTCTAATTTAGAATATTCGAGCCTAATTGTTGTAGAAGCCTGCATTTTGAAAGGTATTCACAACTGAGAAAACTTTAGAACTTGACGAAAGAGTTGTTGTAGAAGCCTGCATTTTGAAAGGTATTCACAACGCTTCCGGGTTTGCCTTTTTCAATACATCCGTTGTAGAAGCCTGCATTTTGAAAGGTATTCACAACTAAGGGTAGCAAGGAGAGTAAATAGAAAAAGTTGTAGAAGCCTGCATTTTGAAAGGTATTCACAACACTTATTTGTAAAAATTTTGTTCGCTAACGGTTTACAAATTGATTTTACGATGATTAATGGCGTAAGCCATCAAACATTTGTCTGTCTTGGGATTAATTCTCTGTCCTGTAATTTCTAAAATATACTGGACAAGATGTTGCTTTTTGATTTTTTTACCCCAAGGCGAATCGAACATTTTTCAATCTTACAACCCTCTGTATCAAAGACATATAAATTATGCCAACTCAATGTTCGATTATAGCTTCTAAAATTGTACTATCAACTTAAACCAATAATCGAACATTTTTGACCACGTGTAACTCTTTGATAATCACCAAAATACAGCCAATAAAAAAAGGTGTACTTGAATGTACACCTTTTAAAGTAGCCCCTAGGGGAATCGAACCCCTCTTTCCAGGATGAAAACCTGGCGTCCTAACCGATAGACGAAGGGGCCATCATCTTTCTAAAATAAGCATGTGCTTACCTTAGTCACACCCCCGTTTTTTGAGGCTGCAAAGAAAAGAAATTTCATTTTATTTATGCAACAATTTTTTTTAAAAAAATTACTTTTGCCGCACTGATTCAATTTTAAAATTATTTTTATCCTAAATTTCTAAAATGAAAGTTGCAATTAATGGTTTTGGACGTATTGGCCGACTGGCTTTTAAATGTCTCTTAGAAAAAGAAAATGTGGAAGTTGTAGCCATCAACGATTTGACTGATAACGCCACGCTTGCTCATTTACTAAAGTATGACTCTGTTCATGGAAAGTTTAACGGAACGGTATCTTCTACCGACGAATTTTTGATTGTGAACGGCAAGCAAATACATGCTATGGCCGAACGCGACCCTGCTGCTTTGCCGTGGAAAGAACTGGGTGTGGACGTAGTGTTAGAAAGTACCGGTCGTTTTACAGATAGAGAAACTGCCGGAAAACACCTTACTGCCGGAGCTAAAAATGTAGTTATTTCCGCCCCTGCAAAAGGCGATATTAAAACGGTTGTTTTGGGTGTGAATGACCAAGTTATCGATGGTTCGACAGATATTTTGTCGAATGCCAGTTGCACCACAAACTGCCTTGCACCAATGGTAAAAGTATTGGACGAAGCTTTTGGCGTTGAAAGCGGTTTTATGAGTACTATTCATGCATATACTGCCGATCAAAATTTGCAAGATGCTCCTCATAAAGATTTAAGAAGAGCAAGAGCTGCGGCATATAGCATTGTTCCAACCAGCACCGGTGCTGCCAAAGCCGTTGGATTAGTTTTGCCTCATCTTGCCGGAAAATTAAACGGAAATGCTTTGCGTGTTCCAATTCCAGATGGCTCTGCTACAGATTTTGTTGCCACACTTAAAACAGAAGCAACTGCCGAACAGATTAATGCTGAATTTAAAAAAGCAGCCAATGGAAGCTTAAAAGGCATCTTAGAATATACCGAAGATCCGATTGTTTCTATTGATATTGTTGGAAACCCACATTCGTGCATTTTCGATTCGTTGAGTACAATGGCTTTTGGCAAAACTGTCAAAATTCTTGGCTGGTACGACAATGAGGCCGGATATAGCAATCGTATTGCCGATTTGATTAGCCGATTGGGTTAATCTAAAAGTTATTAAAAGTAAAAAGCCGACTTTTAAGTCGGCTTTTTTTATGCTCGTTAACTTGAGCTTATTCGATAATTATTTTCTGTATCGTGCTTCCCTGTTCAAAAACAATTTCGACAAAATAGACCTTTGGGCTATTGTTTTGAACCGAAATGGTTTGAAACTTTTCAGAAATATATAACGGTTCAAAACGTACCTCTCTGCCCAAAACATCACTTATATGTACTGAATTTATGGGGTATTCTTCGCTCGAAATATGAATTGTTCCAACACTCGGATTTGGGTAGATATGCAGCTTTTGAGCCAAAATAGGGGATATGCTTGACTTATCCAACACATTAAATTGTCCAACCAGGGTATCGTTTAGCACTACCTGGTCGGTTGCTAACCGCGAGATGGCACGCATGGTGTACAAACCAACTGAGGTGGGAATGAAGGAACTGTCAAAAGCAAGTGTTTTGATCTCGGCAGAATCTAAGGTTATGCTTTTGTTGGATGAATATACCAACGATGTGCCAGCAAAAATTTCATACGTAACAGAAAAATCAATGTCTTGTTTTTTTGAACCGATATTTTGAACTTCCAATTTGGGTTGATACGTTTTGTTCATAACCACATTGGAATCAATTTGCGGATATACAAAAGCCACAGGAGCTACATCATTGTCAAGGGTTACATAAAACGGAATGACAACTTCATTATCGTTGATAAAAGCATCTTCCGAATTACTGATTTTAAATGTGGCTTCATACAAACCAGTAGTTTTGGGTATAAAATAGTGGCCTGTTATCAACTGCACTTTTGTTGGAGCCAAATTAGAAAAAGAGTCGCTGTAGGAATAAACCTCAACACCATTTTTATTGATTTTAATGTCGGCATACACCGGAGATTCAATGCTGTGGATGCCGATATTTTTGGCCGAAAAATTCAATTTTACCGTATCCAAATTAAGTCGAAAAGTTCTGTTTTTTGCAGGGTTGAAAACGCTGTCGATGCCAATAGAGTGCCGATGGTTTACAAAAAAGTGGCTGTAAAGACTATCGTTTGATTTTTCGACATCGCCAGTGTATTTTAGGTAAGTTAAAAGGCCGTATTTTCCAATGTTTGTGGTGGCAAAATTCAACGCAGTAAAGGTTGTATCATTTTCGTTAAATGCCAATGTTTTTGTCGCGGCAACCGAGTCGAAATGAATGATTGTGTTATTCTCGTTTCGTATCTGCCAATAAATGAAAGTACCGGAGTTGATAGTGCTATTGCCTATATTTTTAACAACGGCAGAAAGCGGGATAGAACTATTAACAAAATAGGTTGAATCAACCACTGGGGATAGGTTTTTAAGCAGTTTCAAATCAGTAGAACTGCGAATGTAAAAGGTAGAGCTCATGCGGTCGTTCGTGCTATCTTGGTCTCCCTTTAATTTGGTATAAACCGTAAATAACAGTGTTTGAGCACTATCCGGACAGGTAAAGGTTTTGAAAAGGGCTTGTTTTGAACTGAGTTTTCCTATACTTGTGGTAATGGCATCACTATAAATAATTTCTCCCTTCCAATTTTTAATATGGCAAAGAATTTTTGCAGAATCTTGGTCTGCCAAACCTTCATTCCGATAAAAAACGTACGGTTTAAAGGTGGCTTTTCTCAAGTAAACACTGCCATTTTTAGGAGTTTCAATCGATTTTACTGCCAAATCATTACTACGTATTACTTGCAAATTCAATCGAAGTGTGTCGTTAATTCTAAAGGAGTCGATGTGATTCCAGCAAAAAACTTCCAAAATAACATTGCCCGAAAAAGGAATGGCTACCGAATCAAAAGCTAAAATCAAGCTACCAACACCATCTAAGCTGATGGTTTGTGTTTGCTCGGCAGCAATTTTAGTACCTTGTCTTACCCGAGAAGTGACCTTGATGTTGGATTGTTTTTTGGCTCCAAAATTTACCATACGCACCACAGGTTGAAATTCTTTTTTACCTAATTCCACCCGCTGACCTTCCGTGGGCGAAAAAAAGCTCTCCACCTGAATGTCGTAATTAATAAAAATGGAGAAGTTAGACCTAAGTGAATCGTTTTCGGTGGCCTTATCTCCCGCCAGTTCGGTATAAACCAAAAGCTCAAGATTGCCATAATTTGTTTGGCTTATGCCTTTGTCGAAATGCACCAACAGTGTGTCATCGGCATCAAGTTGAATGTATTTTATGCTTTGATAGATAAGTGACCCGCTTTTGTTTCGTGCTTCGCAAACCACTTTAAAAGGCACTTTTTGATCATTTACACCATAGTTGATTATGGTTGCTGCTGGTATAATGGAGTCGATTGCCAACTCTAATGTATCATTTGGAATAGGATTGTGGATGGCCCAAACCCCAACGTCATTGGCTAATTGAATGCGAGGTTGAATATCGAAATTGTAGTTAAATCCGGGAGAAAACGGCACCCAATCGGTATTGCCCGATGGGGCGGTAAAATAAAAAGTGCTTGGCCTAACTGGTACTTCATATTCAAACAAAAAGGCCACGTTGCTATTACCCAATTGTCGGATACCCACGTAATAGCCATTAGTCACTTTTATTTTTGGAAAAATAGGAAGAATGTATTGTGAACCGTTGGTATAGAGTGTATCTGATTGATAAATTAAATTACCGGGACCTCCGGTGCTATCTTCATTCCAAACGGCCAATTTAAAAGGCAATGCGGTAGAGGCAAAACCAATTTTAATTTGATTAATATAATTGGTATCGGTATAAAATTTGGCAACAAAATCGCCTGTGGAGCCATTAAAACCTATACCTCCCGGAGTGTTGGTAACATACGGATTGTTGTGGCTCAAAACATTTGCCGTTATTCTTCGCTGGTTAAAAGAGGTGTCATCCAGCGGATAGTTGTCGGAAAGACTCATAACTTGTATCGAATCTTTACCTAAGTTTTTGGGTCTATAGTGTGTAAAATAGATAAAACGTTCTTCAAGAGGAGCAAGATTGTTGACAAAAATGGTGTCTTTAAATGTATTGGCTCCTGTAATGGATAGTTCTATGGGGTGGTTGTTAAGCTTTGCGTATCCGGTATTGGCAATCAGCACTTTTATGCTGTCAGTCGGGGTCATGGATATGGCCAACTCGCCCAAACAGTATATGTTTTGAACGGAAGCGGATTTAGCAACCCGTTGATGCGAAATACGAATACACGGTTTTCTTACCTGACTGTTGTTGGTGGTATCTGGTGCATTGCCAATGTAGTAGATAAACTTGGTTTCGTTGTTTGATACAAATCCCGGAAAAGAAGCCCCACTTTCGTAGGCCCAATAGGGCATATCATCGACACTTTGTTTGGCCGTTTGATAAAATTCAACCATAATTTTCAAGTTTTTGCCTTTGGTGGTATCATACACCAAATACTTTAGCATCGGAAACTTTTTAAAACCCGGTTCGGCAGAAATTACATGGTTTGTGGTGCTGTCAAACGTTTTAATCATTCCGGTTTTCGCCACCTCCGCCGACCAATTTTTGATATTTCCAACACCCCAATCAGCACTGTCGGTTAGGCCAACATACATCTTAAATCGAGGATTGCCCAAATATGTTCCAAGTCCGATTTTGTAAAATTCAATCATTCTAATGGTGTCGCCATGTCGCAAATCGCCGAGTGTATTTCTTGGGTAAATATAGGCGTGCCGGCTATAGGCTATTTGTGTGTCGGAATTTCCAACCATGGGGCCAAATGCGTTACTCGCAAATGACAAATATCCAACGGTGGTTTGCTGAGCAAACACTGGAGCAAATTGCACTATAACCGAACAAATTATGAGGGTAATAATTTTTTTCATTAGTCAAAAGTAGGATTTAGTTAGCGTTTAATTTTCATTTGATTAAAAGATATGATTATGTTTTTACTAAAACGGCATAAAGGCGGCTTCATGCCTTAAATAAAAAATGGAGAGTATATAAACCAATATACCACTACCACGATATTACTCCGTTCAAATTTGCAAACAAATAACCACACATTCATATCAAAAAGATAGAATAGTTGATACCTTTGTCGCAAATTTTAAGCAATGTCTAAGATTCATAATTTTTCTGCTGGCCCGGCCGTATTGCCCCAAGTGGCCATAGATGCGGCGGCCAAAGCTATTCATAATTTTGCCAACACTGGTTTATCCATTTTAGAGGTTTCTCATCGTGGAAAAGAATATGTAGCCGTGATGGATGAGGCTCGTAGCTTGGTAAAAAAACTGCTTAATTTGGGCGATGAATATGAGGTTTTATACCTTCAGGGCGGTGCCAGTCTTCAATTTTTGATGGTGGCCTACAATCTTTTAAACAAAAAAGGAGGATATATTGATACCGGAACCTGGGCTTCAAATGCCATAAAAGAGGCAAAACTATTAGGCGAGGTAGATGTGTTGGCCAGTAGTAAAGATAAGAATTATACCTATATACCAAAAAACTTCACAGTTCCTTCGGATATTGATTATCTGCACTTTACAAGCAATAATACCATATACGGAAGCCAGTTTCATGATTTTCCTAAAACGGATAGTTTGTTGGTTTGCGATATGAGTTCGGATATGTTTAGCCGAAAAATAGACGCATCAAAATTTGATTTGATTTATGCCGGAGCTCAGAAAAATCTTGGGCCTGCCGGAGCAACTTTGGTTGTAATAAAGAAAGAAATTTTGGGTAAGGTGAGTCGTCAAATACCGAGTATGCTCAGTTATCAAGTGCATATAGATAAAGAATCCATGTTCAATACTCCACCAGCATTTGCGGTATATGTGGTGTTACAAACTCTAAAATGGATTGAGCAGTTGGGTATCGATACTATTGAAAATAGAAACAGACAAAAGGCGGAATTGCTTTATAATGAAGTGGACAGAAACCCCAATTTCGTTGGACCTGTGGCCAAAGACGATAGAAGTTTTATGAACCCTGTTTTTCTTCTCGCCGATGAGAGCAAAACCGATGCATTTATGGCAGCCTGCAAAGAGGCGAATATTAGCGGCATTAAGGGACATCGCTCTGTGGGTGGGTTTAGAGCGTCAATGTATAATGCATTAGAGTTAGATAGTGTTCAGGCTTTGGTTAATGTGATGCAAACGTTTAATTAATAGTTAAAATGAAGATA
This window contains:
- the gap gene encoding type I glyceraldehyde-3-phosphate dehydrogenase; translated protein: MSKMKVAINGFGRIGRLAFKCLLEKENVEVVAINDLTDNATLAHLLKYDSVHGKFNGTVSSTDEFLIVNGKQIHAMAERDPAALPWKELGVDVVLESTGRFTDRETAGKHLTAGAKNVVISAPAKGDIKTVVLGVNDQVIDGSTDILSNASCTTNCLAPMVKVLDEAFGVESGFMSTIHAYTADQNLQDAPHKDLRRARAAAYSIVPTSTGAAKAVGLVLPHLAGKLNGNALRVPIPDGSATDFVATLKTEATAEQINAEFKKAANGSLKGILEYTEDPIVSIDIVGNPHSCIFDSLSTMAFGKTVKILGWYDNEAGYSNRIADLISRLG
- the serC gene encoding 3-phosphoserine/phosphohydroxythreonine transaminase, translating into MSKIHNFSAGPAVLPQVAIDAAAKAIHNFANTGLSILEVSHRGKEYVAVMDEARSLVKKLLNLGDEYEVLYLQGGASLQFLMVAYNLLNKKGGYIDTGTWASNAIKEAKLLGEVDVLASSKDKNYTYIPKNFTVPSDIDYLHFTSNNTIYGSQFHDFPKTDSLLVCDMSSDMFSRKIDASKFDLIYAGAQKNLGPAGATLVVIKKEILGKVSRQIPSMLSYQVHIDKESMFNTPPAFAVYVVLQTLKWIEQLGIDTIENRNRQKAELLYNEVDRNPNFVGPVAKDDRSFMNPVFLLADESKTDAFMAACKEANISGIKGHRSVGGFRASMYNALELDSVQALVNVMQTFN
- a CDS encoding T9SS type A sorting domain-containing protein, which encodes MKKIITLIICSVIVQFAPVFAQQTTVGYLSFASNAFGPMVGNSDTQIAYSRHAYIYPRNTLGDLRHGDTIRMIEFYKIGLGTYLGNPRFKMYVGLTDSADWGVGNIKNWSAEVAKTGMIKTFDSTTNHVISAEPGFKKFPMLKYLVYDTTKGKNLKIMVEFYQTAKQSVDDMPYWAYESGASFPGFVSNNETKFIYYIGNAPDTTNNSQVRKPCIRISHQRVAKSASVQNIYCLGELAISMTPTDSIKVLIANTGYAKLNNHPIELSITGANTFKDTIFVNNLAPLEERFIYFTHYRPKNLGKDSIQVMSLSDNYPLDDTSFNQRRITANVLSHNNPYVTNTPGGIGFNGSTGDFVAKFYTDTNYINQIKIGFASTALPFKLAVWNEDSTGGPGNLIYQSDTLYTNGSQYILPIFPKIKVTNGYYVGIRQLGNSNVAFLFEYEVPVRPSTFYFTAPSGNTDWVPFSPGFNYNFDIQPRIQLANDVGVWAIHNPIPNDTLELAIDSIIPAATIINYGVNDQKVPFKVVCEARNKSGSLIYQSIKYIQLDADDTLLVHFDKGISQTNYGNLELLVYTELAGDKATENDSLRSNFSIFINYDIQVESFFSPTEGQRVELGKKEFQPVVRMVNFGAKKQSNIKVTSRVRQGTKIAAEQTQTISLDGVGSLILAFDSVAIPFSGNVILEVFCWNHIDSFRINDTLRLNLQVIRSNDLAVKSIETPKNGSVYLRKATFKPYVFYRNEGLADQDSAKILCHIKNWKGEIIYSDAITTSIGKLSSKQALFKTFTCPDSAQTLLFTVYTKLKGDQDSTNDRMSSTFYIRSSTDLKLLKNLSPVVDSTYFVNSSIPLSAVVKNIGNSTINSGTFIYWQIRNENNTIIHFDSVAATKTLAFNENDTTFTALNFATTNIGKYGLLTYLKYTGDVEKSNDSLYSHFFVNHRHSIGIDSVFNPAKNRTFRLNLDTVKLNFSAKNIGIHSIESPVYADIKINKNGVEVYSYSDSFSNLAPTKVQLITGHYFIPKTTGLYEATFKISNSEDAFINDNEVVIPFYVTLDNDVAPVAFVYPQIDSNVVMNKTYQPKLEVQNIGSKKQDIDFSVTYEIFAGTSLVYSSNKSITLDSAEIKTLAFDSSFIPTSVGLYTMRAISRLATDQVVLNDTLVGQFNVLDKSSISPILAQKLHIYPNPSVGTIHISSEEYPINSVHISDVLGREVRFEPLYISEKFQTISVQNNSPKVYFVEIVFEQGSTIQKIIIE